The following are encoded in a window of Gasterosteus aculeatus chromosome 5, fGasAcu3.hap1.1, whole genome shotgun sequence genomic DNA:
- the eif3c gene encoding eukaryotic translation initiation factor 3 subunit C isoform X7: MSRFFATGSDSESEESSSADEITPKAPGTTYKPSLLLSDDEEDTKRVVRSAKDKRFEELTNLIKTIRNAMKIRDMAKCLEEFEQLCRAFLKSKTIVDKEGVPSFYIRLLADLEDYLNQVWEDKEGKKKMNKHNAKALSTLRQKIRKYNRDYETEITSYKENPQESADEEEEKEAGDSGSSSDSDGEEDEDGVPAKSFLKKKPEVTPDASKFLKSAKGSGDESSSSDDDEDWGSDTVDSGSESSDEGDGKGASLAVVFLKKAQEGEKSTEKIGKKKKKEKKELREEEFEEEEGGEGVEGGWEKVKGGAPMVKEKPKMFAKGTEINVPVVVKKLNEILQARGKKGTDRAAQIELLHALANIAGENNLGQGVLVKIKFNIIASLYDYNPNLAAFMKPEMWKKCLECIDELLDILFEHNDIFIGENIAEDSESLIISDQPFRVRGCILTLVERMDEEFTKIMQNTDPHSQEYVDNLKDEGHVCGIIDRLLDYMETKGSTEEICRVYLRRIMHTYYKFDYKAHRRSLGLPVESKSEQDQEESEGEDSAVIMDRLCKFIYAKDRTDRIRTCAILCHIYHHALHSRWYQARDLMLMSHLQDNIQHADPPVQILYNRTMVQLGICAFRQGMIKDAHNALLDIQSSGRAKELLGQGLLMRNMQERNAEQEKIEKRRQVPFHMHINLELLECVYLVSAMLLEIPYMAAHEFDARRRMISKQFHHQLRVGERQPLLGPPESMREHVVAASKAMKMGDWRTCHSFIINEKMNSKVWDLFPETQRVREMLVRKIQEESLRTYLFTYSSVYDSISMGTLSEMFELEIPTVHSIISKMIINEELMASLDQPTQTVVMHRTEPTSLQNMALQLAEKLGSLVENNERVFDLKQGIYGGYFNRDQKGGYQQNKSYNRDQKGGYQQNKSYNRDQRGGGYQGGGGGGYHGGGGGYHGGGGGGGYHGGGGGGGGYHGGGGYHGGGGGGGYHGGGGGGGGYQGGGGGGYHGGGGGGGYHGGGGGGGYQGGGGGYQGNRGGYNRGGYRNQNQSNY; this comes from the exons ATGTCTCGTTTCTTCGCCACCGGGTCTGACAGCGAGTCAGAGGAGTCCTCGTCCGCCGATGAGATCACCCCTAAAGCACCCGGAACCACCTACAAGCC GTCGCTGCTTCTTAGTGACGATGAGGAGGACACTAAGCGAGTGGTCCGCAGCGCGAAAGACAAAAG GTTCGAGGAGTTGACCAACCTCATCAAGACCATCCGAAATGCCATGAAGATTCGCGACATGGCCAAATGTCTGGAGGAGTTTGAGCAGTTATGTCGAGCCTTCCTCAAAAGCAAGACTATAGTGGACAAAGAGGGTGTTCCCTCTTTCTATATCCGTCTGCTGGCCGACTTGGAGGACTATCTGAACCAG GTTTGGGAGgacaaagagggaaagaagaagatgaaCAAACACAACGCCAAAGCCCTCAGTACGCTACGTCAGAAGATCCGCAAGTACAACAGAGACTACGAAACAGAAATAACTTCATACAAGGAG AACCCTCAGGAGTCggccgatgaagaggaggagaaggaggcagggGATTCTG GCTCATCTTCTGATAGCGAtggagaggaagatgaagatggcGTTCCAGCCAAGTCCTTCTTGAAGAAAAAGCCTGAGGTTACCCCAGATGCCAGCAAGTTCCTTAAGTCCGCTAAAGGATCCGGG GATGAGTCTTCTTCGAGTGATGACGATGAAGACTGGGGCTCCGACACTGTCGACAGTGGCAGTGAGAGCTCGGATGAAGGGGACGGAAAGGGCGCCTCCCTGGCTGTTGTCTTCCTCAAGAA GGCTCAGGAGGGCGAGAAGTCCACTGAAAAGATcggtaagaagaagaaaaaggagaaaaaggagcTCCGCGAGGAGGagtttgaggaagaggagggaggagagggggtggaggggggctgggaGAAGGTGAAAGGAGGCGCCCCGATGGTTAAG GAAAAGCCTAAAATGTTTGCCAAAGGCACTGAAATCAATGTACCAGTGGTGGTGAAGAAGCTGAATGAGATCCTGCAAGCAAGAGGCAAAAAGGGCACAGACag GGCGGCCCAGATTGAGCTGCTCCACGCTTTGGCGAACATCGCTGGTGAGAATAACCTGGGCCAAGGAGTCCTGGTGAAGATCAAGTTCAACATCATCGCCTCCCTGTACGACTACAACCCCAACCTGGCGGCCTTCATGAAG cCTGAAATGTGGAAGAAGTGCCTGGAGTGCATCGATGAGCTGCTTGACATCCTGTTCGAACACAACGACATCTTCATCGGGGAGAACATTGCAGAGGACAGTGAGAGTCTGATCATCTCAGACCAG CCATTCCGGGTGCGTGGGTGCATCTTAACGTTGGTAGAGAGGATGGATGAAGAGTTCACCAAGATCATGCAGAACACCGATCCCCATTCACAAG aaTACGTCGACAACCTGAAAGACGAGGGGCACGTTTGCGGCATCATCGACCGGCTGCTCGACTACATGGAGACCAAAGGCAGCACCGAGGAGATTTGCCGCGTCTACCTGCGCAGAATCATGCACACCTACTACAAGTTTGACTACAAGGCCCACCGGCGCAGCCTGGGCCTCCCGGTCGAGTCCAAG TCCgagcaggaccaggaggagagcgagggtgAGGACAGCGCCGTGATCATGGACCGCCTCTGCAAGTTCATCTACGCCAAAGATCGCACCGACCGCATCCGCACCTGCGCCATCCTCTGCCACATCTACCACCACGCTCTGCATTCGCGCTGGTACCAGGCCCGCGACCTGATGCTCATGAGCCACCTGCAGGACAACATCCAGCACGCCGACCCCCCCGTGCAG ATCCTGTACAACAGAACCATGGTGCAACTCGGCATCTGTGCATTTAGGCAGGGCATGATTAAAGACGCCCACAACGCCCTGCTGGACATCCAGTCCTCTGGGCGAGCCAAGGAGCTCCTGGGTCAGGGGCTGCTCATGAGGAACATGCAGGAGAGGAACGCAGAGCAGGAGAAGATTGAAAAGAGAAGACAA GTGCCGTTCCACATGCACATCaacctggagctgctggagtgtgtgtacctggtgtcgGCCATGCTGCTGGAAATCCCCTACATGGCCGCCCACGAGTTCGATGCCCGCCGCAGGATGATCAGCAAGCAGTTCCATCACCAGCTGAGGGTGGGAGAGAGGCAGCCGCTGCTGG GGCCCCCAGAGAGCATGAGGGAGCATGTGGTGGCAGCCAGCAAGGCCATGAAGATGGGAGACTGGCGTACCTGCCACTCGTTCATCATCAACGAGAAGATGAACAGTAAAGTCTGGGACCTGTTCCCCGAGACGCAGAGAGTGCGCGAGATGCTCGTGAG gaAGATCCAGGAAGAGTCACTGAGGACTTACCTGTTCACCTACAGCAGCGTGTACGACTCCATCAG CATGGGGACCCTATCTGAGATGTTTGAGTTGGAGATACCCACCGTCCACAGCATCATCAGCAAGATGATCATCAACGAGGAGCTGATG GCGTCACTCGACCAGCCCACCCAGACGGTGGTGATGCACCGCACCGAGCCCACCTCCCTGCAGAACATGGCGCTGCAGCTGGCGGAGAAACTCGGCAGCCTGGTGGAGAACAACGAGCGCGTCTTCGACCTCAAGCAGGGCATCTATGGAGGATACTTCAACAGAG ACCAGAAAGGTGGCTACCAGCAGAACAAATCTTACAACAGAG ACCAGAAAGGTGGCTACCAGCAGAACAAATCCTACAACAGAG ATCAGAGAGGCGGTGGCTAccagggaggtggtggtgggggctaccatggag gtggcggcggcTACCATGGCggtggaggtggcggcggcTACCATGGCGGTGGGGGCGGTGGCGGCGGCTACCATGGAGGCGGCGGCTATCACGGcggtggaggcggcggcggctaccatggaggtggaggcggtggcggcggctaccaaggaggcggaggcggcggctATCAcggaggtggaggtggcggcggctaccatggaggcgggggaggcggcggctaccagggaggaggcggcggctaCCAGGGGAATAGAGGCGGCTACAATAGAGGCGGCTACAGGAATCAGAACCAAAGCAACTACTGA
- the eif3c gene encoding eukaryotic translation initiation factor 3 subunit C isoform X11, whose translation MSRFFATGSDSESEESSSADEITPKAPGTTYKPSLLLSDDEEDTKRVVRSAKDKRFEELTNLIKTIRNAMKIRDMAKCLEEFEQLCRAFLKSKTIVDKEGVPSFYIRLLADLEDYLNQVWEDKEGKKKMNKHNAKALSTLRQKIRKYNRDYETEITSYKENPQESADEEEEKEAGDSGSSSDSDGEEDEDGVPAKSFLKKKPEVTPDASKFLKSAKGSGDESSSSDDDEDWGSDTVDSGSESSDEGDGKGASLAVVFLKKAQEGEKSTEKIGKKKKKEKKELREEEFEEEEGGEGVEGGWEKVKGGAPMVKEKPKMFAKGTEINVPVVVKKLNEILQARGKKGTDRAAQIELLHALANIAGENNLGQGVLVKIKFNIIASLYDYNPNLAAFMKPEMWKKCLECIDELLDILFEHNDIFIGENIAEDSESLIISDQPFRVRGCILTLVERMDEEFTKIMQNTDPHSQEYVDNLKDEGHVCGIIDRLLDYMETKGSTEEICRVYLRRIMHTYYKFDYKAHRRSLGLPVESKSEQDQEESEGEDSAVIMDRLCKFIYAKDRTDRIRTCAILCHIYHHALHSRWYQARDLMLMSHLQDNIQHADPPVQILYNRTMVQLGICAFRQGMIKDAHNALLDIQSSGRAKELLGQGLLMRNMQERNAEQEKIEKRRQVPFHMHINLELLECVYLVSAMLLEIPYMAAHEFDARRRMISKQFHHQLRVGERQPLLGPPESMREHVVAASKAMKMGDWRTCHSFIINEKMNSKVWDLFPETQRVREMLVRKIQEESLRTYLFTYSSVYDSISMGTLSEMFELEIPTVHSIISKMIINEELMASLDQPTQTVVMHRTEPTSLQNMALQLAEKLGSLVENNERVFDLKQGIYGGYFNRDQKGGYQQNKSYNRDQKGGYQQNKSYNRDQRGGGYQGGGGGGYHGGGGGYQGGGGGGGYHGGGGGGGYHGGGGGGGGYQGGGGGGYHGGGGGGGYHGGGGGGGYQGGGGGYQGNRGGYNRGGYRNQNQSNY comes from the exons ATGTCTCGTTTCTTCGCCACCGGGTCTGACAGCGAGTCAGAGGAGTCCTCGTCCGCCGATGAGATCACCCCTAAAGCACCCGGAACCACCTACAAGCC GTCGCTGCTTCTTAGTGACGATGAGGAGGACACTAAGCGAGTGGTCCGCAGCGCGAAAGACAAAAG GTTCGAGGAGTTGACCAACCTCATCAAGACCATCCGAAATGCCATGAAGATTCGCGACATGGCCAAATGTCTGGAGGAGTTTGAGCAGTTATGTCGAGCCTTCCTCAAAAGCAAGACTATAGTGGACAAAGAGGGTGTTCCCTCTTTCTATATCCGTCTGCTGGCCGACTTGGAGGACTATCTGAACCAG GTTTGGGAGgacaaagagggaaagaagaagatgaaCAAACACAACGCCAAAGCCCTCAGTACGCTACGTCAGAAGATCCGCAAGTACAACAGAGACTACGAAACAGAAATAACTTCATACAAGGAG AACCCTCAGGAGTCggccgatgaagaggaggagaaggaggcagggGATTCTG GCTCATCTTCTGATAGCGAtggagaggaagatgaagatggcGTTCCAGCCAAGTCCTTCTTGAAGAAAAAGCCTGAGGTTACCCCAGATGCCAGCAAGTTCCTTAAGTCCGCTAAAGGATCCGGG GATGAGTCTTCTTCGAGTGATGACGATGAAGACTGGGGCTCCGACACTGTCGACAGTGGCAGTGAGAGCTCGGATGAAGGGGACGGAAAGGGCGCCTCCCTGGCTGTTGTCTTCCTCAAGAA GGCTCAGGAGGGCGAGAAGTCCACTGAAAAGATcggtaagaagaagaaaaaggagaaaaaggagcTCCGCGAGGAGGagtttgaggaagaggagggaggagagggggtggaggggggctgggaGAAGGTGAAAGGAGGCGCCCCGATGGTTAAG GAAAAGCCTAAAATGTTTGCCAAAGGCACTGAAATCAATGTACCAGTGGTGGTGAAGAAGCTGAATGAGATCCTGCAAGCAAGAGGCAAAAAGGGCACAGACag GGCGGCCCAGATTGAGCTGCTCCACGCTTTGGCGAACATCGCTGGTGAGAATAACCTGGGCCAAGGAGTCCTGGTGAAGATCAAGTTCAACATCATCGCCTCCCTGTACGACTACAACCCCAACCTGGCGGCCTTCATGAAG cCTGAAATGTGGAAGAAGTGCCTGGAGTGCATCGATGAGCTGCTTGACATCCTGTTCGAACACAACGACATCTTCATCGGGGAGAACATTGCAGAGGACAGTGAGAGTCTGATCATCTCAGACCAG CCATTCCGGGTGCGTGGGTGCATCTTAACGTTGGTAGAGAGGATGGATGAAGAGTTCACCAAGATCATGCAGAACACCGATCCCCATTCACAAG aaTACGTCGACAACCTGAAAGACGAGGGGCACGTTTGCGGCATCATCGACCGGCTGCTCGACTACATGGAGACCAAAGGCAGCACCGAGGAGATTTGCCGCGTCTACCTGCGCAGAATCATGCACACCTACTACAAGTTTGACTACAAGGCCCACCGGCGCAGCCTGGGCCTCCCGGTCGAGTCCAAG TCCgagcaggaccaggaggagagcgagggtgAGGACAGCGCCGTGATCATGGACCGCCTCTGCAAGTTCATCTACGCCAAAGATCGCACCGACCGCATCCGCACCTGCGCCATCCTCTGCCACATCTACCACCACGCTCTGCATTCGCGCTGGTACCAGGCCCGCGACCTGATGCTCATGAGCCACCTGCAGGACAACATCCAGCACGCCGACCCCCCCGTGCAG ATCCTGTACAACAGAACCATGGTGCAACTCGGCATCTGTGCATTTAGGCAGGGCATGATTAAAGACGCCCACAACGCCCTGCTGGACATCCAGTCCTCTGGGCGAGCCAAGGAGCTCCTGGGTCAGGGGCTGCTCATGAGGAACATGCAGGAGAGGAACGCAGAGCAGGAGAAGATTGAAAAGAGAAGACAA GTGCCGTTCCACATGCACATCaacctggagctgctggagtgtgtgtacctggtgtcgGCCATGCTGCTGGAAATCCCCTACATGGCCGCCCACGAGTTCGATGCCCGCCGCAGGATGATCAGCAAGCAGTTCCATCACCAGCTGAGGGTGGGAGAGAGGCAGCCGCTGCTGG GGCCCCCAGAGAGCATGAGGGAGCATGTGGTGGCAGCCAGCAAGGCCATGAAGATGGGAGACTGGCGTACCTGCCACTCGTTCATCATCAACGAGAAGATGAACAGTAAAGTCTGGGACCTGTTCCCCGAGACGCAGAGAGTGCGCGAGATGCTCGTGAG gaAGATCCAGGAAGAGTCACTGAGGACTTACCTGTTCACCTACAGCAGCGTGTACGACTCCATCAG CATGGGGACCCTATCTGAGATGTTTGAGTTGGAGATACCCACCGTCCACAGCATCATCAGCAAGATGATCATCAACGAGGAGCTGATG GCGTCACTCGACCAGCCCACCCAGACGGTGGTGATGCACCGCACCGAGCCCACCTCCCTGCAGAACATGGCGCTGCAGCTGGCGGAGAAACTCGGCAGCCTGGTGGAGAACAACGAGCGCGTCTTCGACCTCAAGCAGGGCATCTATGGAGGATACTTCAACAGAG ACCAGAAAGGTGGCTACCAGCAGAACAAATCTTACAACAGAG ACCAGAAAGGTGGCTACCAGCAGAACAAATCCTACAACAGAG ATCAGAGAGGCGGTGGCTAccagggaggtggtggtgggggctaccatggag gtggcggcggctaccaaggaggtggaggtggcggcggcTACCATGGCggtggaggtggcggcggcTACCATGGCG gtggaggcggtggcggcggctaccaaggaggcggaggcggcggctATCAcggaggtggaggtggcggcggctaccatggaggcgggggaggcggcggctaccagggaggaggcggcggctaCCAGGGGAATAGAGGCGGCTACAATAGAGGCGGCTACAGGAATCAGAACCAAAGCAACTACTGA
- the eif3c gene encoding eukaryotic translation initiation factor 3 subunit C isoform X9 has product MSRFFATGSDSESEESSSADEITPKAPGTTYKPSLLLSDDEEDTKRVVRSAKDKRFEELTNLIKTIRNAMKIRDMAKCLEEFEQLCRAFLKSKTIVDKEGVPSFYIRLLADLEDYLNQVWEDKEGKKKMNKHNAKALSTLRQKIRKYNRDYETEITSYKENPQESADEEEEKEAGDSGSSSDSDGEEDEDGVPAKSFLKKKPEVTPDASKFLKSAKGSGDESSSSDDDEDWGSDTVDSGSESSDEGDGKGASLAVVFLKKAQEGEKSTEKIGKKKKKEKKELREEEFEEEEGGEGVEGGWEKVKGGAPMVKEKPKMFAKGTEINVPVVVKKLNEILQARGKKGTDRAAQIELLHALANIAGENNLGQGVLVKIKFNIIASLYDYNPNLAAFMKPEMWKKCLECIDELLDILFEHNDIFIGENIAEDSESLIISDQPFRVRGCILTLVERMDEEFTKIMQNTDPHSQEYVDNLKDEGHVCGIIDRLLDYMETKGSTEEICRVYLRRIMHTYYKFDYKAHRRSLGLPVESKSEQDQEESEGEDSAVIMDRLCKFIYAKDRTDRIRTCAILCHIYHHALHSRWYQARDLMLMSHLQDNIQHADPPVQILYNRTMVQLGICAFRQGMIKDAHNALLDIQSSGRAKELLGQGLLMRNMQERNAEQEKIEKRRQVPFHMHINLELLECVYLVSAMLLEIPYMAAHEFDARRRMISKQFHHQLRVGERQPLLGPPESMREHVVAASKAMKMGDWRTCHSFIINEKMNSKVWDLFPETQRVREMLVRKIQEESLRTYLFTYSSVYDSISMGTLSEMFELEIPTVHSIISKMIINEELMASLDQPTQTVVMHRTEPTSLQNMALQLAEKLGSLVENNERVFDLKQGIYGGYFNRDQKGGYQQNKSYNRDQRGGGYQGGGGGGYHGGGGGYHGGGGGGGYHGGGGGGGGYHGGGGYHGGGGGGGYHGGGGGGGGYQGGGGGGYHGGGGGGGYHGGGGGGGYQGGGGGYQGNRGGYNRGGYRNQNQSNY; this is encoded by the exons ATGTCTCGTTTCTTCGCCACCGGGTCTGACAGCGAGTCAGAGGAGTCCTCGTCCGCCGATGAGATCACCCCTAAAGCACCCGGAACCACCTACAAGCC GTCGCTGCTTCTTAGTGACGATGAGGAGGACACTAAGCGAGTGGTCCGCAGCGCGAAAGACAAAAG GTTCGAGGAGTTGACCAACCTCATCAAGACCATCCGAAATGCCATGAAGATTCGCGACATGGCCAAATGTCTGGAGGAGTTTGAGCAGTTATGTCGAGCCTTCCTCAAAAGCAAGACTATAGTGGACAAAGAGGGTGTTCCCTCTTTCTATATCCGTCTGCTGGCCGACTTGGAGGACTATCTGAACCAG GTTTGGGAGgacaaagagggaaagaagaagatgaaCAAACACAACGCCAAAGCCCTCAGTACGCTACGTCAGAAGATCCGCAAGTACAACAGAGACTACGAAACAGAAATAACTTCATACAAGGAG AACCCTCAGGAGTCggccgatgaagaggaggagaaggaggcagggGATTCTG GCTCATCTTCTGATAGCGAtggagaggaagatgaagatggcGTTCCAGCCAAGTCCTTCTTGAAGAAAAAGCCTGAGGTTACCCCAGATGCCAGCAAGTTCCTTAAGTCCGCTAAAGGATCCGGG GATGAGTCTTCTTCGAGTGATGACGATGAAGACTGGGGCTCCGACACTGTCGACAGTGGCAGTGAGAGCTCGGATGAAGGGGACGGAAAGGGCGCCTCCCTGGCTGTTGTCTTCCTCAAGAA GGCTCAGGAGGGCGAGAAGTCCACTGAAAAGATcggtaagaagaagaaaaaggagaaaaaggagcTCCGCGAGGAGGagtttgaggaagaggagggaggagagggggtggaggggggctgggaGAAGGTGAAAGGAGGCGCCCCGATGGTTAAG GAAAAGCCTAAAATGTTTGCCAAAGGCACTGAAATCAATGTACCAGTGGTGGTGAAGAAGCTGAATGAGATCCTGCAAGCAAGAGGCAAAAAGGGCACAGACag GGCGGCCCAGATTGAGCTGCTCCACGCTTTGGCGAACATCGCTGGTGAGAATAACCTGGGCCAAGGAGTCCTGGTGAAGATCAAGTTCAACATCATCGCCTCCCTGTACGACTACAACCCCAACCTGGCGGCCTTCATGAAG cCTGAAATGTGGAAGAAGTGCCTGGAGTGCATCGATGAGCTGCTTGACATCCTGTTCGAACACAACGACATCTTCATCGGGGAGAACATTGCAGAGGACAGTGAGAGTCTGATCATCTCAGACCAG CCATTCCGGGTGCGTGGGTGCATCTTAACGTTGGTAGAGAGGATGGATGAAGAGTTCACCAAGATCATGCAGAACACCGATCCCCATTCACAAG aaTACGTCGACAACCTGAAAGACGAGGGGCACGTTTGCGGCATCATCGACCGGCTGCTCGACTACATGGAGACCAAAGGCAGCACCGAGGAGATTTGCCGCGTCTACCTGCGCAGAATCATGCACACCTACTACAAGTTTGACTACAAGGCCCACCGGCGCAGCCTGGGCCTCCCGGTCGAGTCCAAG TCCgagcaggaccaggaggagagcgagggtgAGGACAGCGCCGTGATCATGGACCGCCTCTGCAAGTTCATCTACGCCAAAGATCGCACCGACCGCATCCGCACCTGCGCCATCCTCTGCCACATCTACCACCACGCTCTGCATTCGCGCTGGTACCAGGCCCGCGACCTGATGCTCATGAGCCACCTGCAGGACAACATCCAGCACGCCGACCCCCCCGTGCAG ATCCTGTACAACAGAACCATGGTGCAACTCGGCATCTGTGCATTTAGGCAGGGCATGATTAAAGACGCCCACAACGCCCTGCTGGACATCCAGTCCTCTGGGCGAGCCAAGGAGCTCCTGGGTCAGGGGCTGCTCATGAGGAACATGCAGGAGAGGAACGCAGAGCAGGAGAAGATTGAAAAGAGAAGACAA GTGCCGTTCCACATGCACATCaacctggagctgctggagtgtgtgtacctggtgtcgGCCATGCTGCTGGAAATCCCCTACATGGCCGCCCACGAGTTCGATGCCCGCCGCAGGATGATCAGCAAGCAGTTCCATCACCAGCTGAGGGTGGGAGAGAGGCAGCCGCTGCTGG GGCCCCCAGAGAGCATGAGGGAGCATGTGGTGGCAGCCAGCAAGGCCATGAAGATGGGAGACTGGCGTACCTGCCACTCGTTCATCATCAACGAGAAGATGAACAGTAAAGTCTGGGACCTGTTCCCCGAGACGCAGAGAGTGCGCGAGATGCTCGTGAG gaAGATCCAGGAAGAGTCACTGAGGACTTACCTGTTCACCTACAGCAGCGTGTACGACTCCATCAG CATGGGGACCCTATCTGAGATGTTTGAGTTGGAGATACCCACCGTCCACAGCATCATCAGCAAGATGATCATCAACGAGGAGCTGATG GCGTCACTCGACCAGCCCACCCAGACGGTGGTGATGCACCGCACCGAGCCCACCTCCCTGCAGAACATGGCGCTGCAGCTGGCGGAGAAACTCGGCAGCCTGGTGGAGAACAACGAGCGCGTCTTCGACCTCAAGCAGGGCATCTATGGAGGATACTTCAACAGAG ACCAGAAAGGTGGCTACCAGCAGAACAAATCTTACAACAGAG ATCAGAGAGGCGGTGGCTAccagggaggtggtggtgggggctaccatggag gtggcggcggcTACCATGGCggtggaggtggcggcggcTACCATGGCGGTGGGGGCGGTGGCGGCGGCTACCATGGAGGCGGCGGCTATCACGGcggtggaggcggcggcggctaccatggaggtggaggcggtggcggcggctaccaaggaggcggaggcggcggctATCAcggaggtggaggtggcggcggctaccatggaggcgggggaggcggcggctaccagggaggaggcggcggctaCCAGGGGAATAGAGGCGGCTACAATAGAGGCGGCTACAGGAATCAGAACCAAAGCAACTACTGA